The following are encoded in a window of Flavobacterium cupriresistens genomic DNA:
- a CDS encoding type IV pilin protein gives MLNKIKKYHTLNKKFSVKAYSLTEILIVLCIIGILLLMVLPNQTSVIGQAKAIEAQAMLNQVYGLEKSYFYKHSKYSGSLEEIGFEQEKTVEEGGQAVYRIEILDATNESFSARATATSDLDGDGSFNTWEIDSKKILTEVTKE, from the coding sequence ATGTTGAATAAGATTAAAAAATACCACACGCTAAACAAAAAATTTAGCGTAAAAGCCTACTCGCTAACAGAAATTTTAATTGTGTTGTGTATCATTGGTATATTACTACTGATGGTGCTACCCAATCAAACCTCAGTAATTGGACAGGCAAAAGCCATTGAGGCACAAGCGATGCTTAATCAGGTTTATGGACTTGAAAAAAGTTACTTTTATAAGCATTCAAAATACTCCGGCAGTTTAGAAGAAATTGGTTTTGAACAGGAGAAAACGGTAGAAGAAGGCGGACAGGCGGTTTACCGAATCGAAATACTGGATGCTACAAACGAATCCTTCTCTGCCAGAGCAACTGCGACTTCTGACTTAGATGGTGACGGTAGTTTTAATACTTGGGAAATTGACAGTAAAAAAATATTAACTGAAGTAACAAAAGAATAA
- a CDS encoding prepilin peptidase: MKIAYAILLLCLIVIFIQDLKYRRIHIALPIVIFILSCFLILSKIKILSTILISNISFFLITLSILTAYMSFKAKKFLNPFQHYFGLGDLLFYVAISPLFLLKNYILFFILSLLFAIFLQTALKRFMKEETVPLAGFSALFLLIVLLKDHFMFLQKITFL, from the coding sequence TTGAAAATAGCTTATGCCATTTTATTGCTTTGTTTGATTGTAATTTTTATTCAGGATTTAAAATACAGAAGAATACACATTGCGCTGCCAATCGTAATTTTCATTTTATCCTGCTTTCTGATTTTATCTAAAATTAAAATCTTAAGTACGATACTTATTTCTAATATCAGTTTCTTTTTAATTACGTTAAGCATTTTGACGGCCTATATGAGTTTTAAGGCTAAAAAGTTTTTAAATCCCTTCCAACATTATTTTGGATTGGGTGATTTATTATTTTACGTGGCCATAAGTCCTCTGTTCTTACTTAAAAATTACATATTGTTTTTCATATTGTCTCTTTTATTTGCCATTTTCCTGCAAACTGCATTAAAAAGATTTATGAAAGAAGAAACGGTTCCGTTAGCTGGATTTTCAGCCCTGTTTTTACTGATTGTACTGCTGAAAGACCACTTTATGTTTCTCCAAAAAATCACTTTTTTATAA
- a CDS encoding GspE/PulE family protein, with the protein MTQDIVIQSDVQHMVTNDLANQYRILPKSYFENTLELYVDNSNNNEEAQDELELFLGKNIVFHPIQAEEIEKALSIYYRKERALNSNKSLNVDKGDFLENLLLEAKSLKCSDIHFEVYEDSSRIRFRIDGQLIERYKIERDNYLELVNKVKIKAKLNITEKRLPQDGRITNESFDIRVSILPTLFGEKIVMRLLGQDASNIDLSTLGLQKEELENYLEAVKKPNGIILISGPTGSGKTTTLYATLRLLNDSRRNIVTVEDPIEYTLKGINQVQLKEDIGLTFSAALKSFLRQDPDVIMLGEIRDSETALMAIRASLTGHLVLSTIHTNSAIGTISRLIDMGVPSYLIAETLNLSVAQRLVRKLCDHCKKETNCNSKDFPLNFKFPYDITTYYKPVGCNTCFHTGYKGRTAIYEILTIDPVITEAIKNNTITKLYHNNKDYKSLPEKAFDLLATGETSLEEIYSILINI; encoded by the coding sequence ATGACACAAGATATCGTAATTCAATCTGACGTGCAACATATGGTCACTAATGACCTTGCCAATCAATATCGAATATTGCCAAAGTCTTACTTTGAAAATACTTTAGAATTGTATGTTGATAACTCGAACAATAATGAAGAGGCACAAGATGAGCTGGAGCTTTTTTTAGGAAAAAATATCGTTTTTCATCCTATACAAGCAGAAGAAATAGAAAAGGCATTGTCAATTTATTACAGAAAAGAGCGAGCATTAAACTCTAATAAATCTTTAAATGTTGACAAAGGCGATTTTCTCGAAAATCTATTACTTGAAGCTAAATCTTTAAAATGCAGTGATATTCATTTTGAAGTTTATGAAGATTCCTCCCGTATTCGTTTTAGGATCGACGGACAACTAATTGAACGTTACAAAATAGAACGTGATAATTACCTCGAATTAGTCAATAAGGTTAAAATAAAAGCCAAATTAAATATTACCGAAAAAAGACTGCCCCAGGACGGAAGAATTACCAATGAATCCTTTGATATCAGGGTCTCTATTTTACCCACTTTATTTGGAGAAAAAATAGTGATGCGTCTTTTAGGTCAGGATGCCTCAAATATAGATTTGAGTACTTTGGGTTTACAAAAAGAAGAATTAGAAAATTACCTCGAAGCTGTAAAAAAACCAAACGGAATCATCTTAATAAGCGGCCCAACAGGATCGGGAAAAACCACGACCCTTTATGCTACCTTAAGATTATTAAACGATAGCCGAAGAAATATTGTTACAGTAGAAGATCCGATTGAATATACTTTGAAAGGAATTAATCAGGTACAATTAAAAGAAGATATTGGCCTGACCTTTTCTGCCGCTTTAAAATCGTTTTTACGTCAGGATCCTGATGTTATTATGCTGGGAGAAATTCGAGATTCGGAAACGGCACTAATGGCAATTCGGGCTTCATTGACCGGTCACTTGGTTTTATCAACGATACACACCAACTCTGCAATAGGAACAATCTCCAGATTAATAGATATGGGGGTTCCGTCTTATTTAATTGCCGAAACTTTAAACCTTTCAGTGGCTCAGAGATTGGTTCGAAAACTTTGCGATCATTGCAAAAAAGAAACAAACTGCAATAGTAAAGACTTTCCCTTAAACTTTAAATTTCCTTATGACATTACTACGTATTATAAGCCTGTGGGTTGTAATACGTGTTTTCATACCGGATATAAAGGCAGGACGGCAATTTATGAAATTCTAACTATCGATCCGGTAATTACAGAAGCGATTAAAAATAACACAATCACAAAATTATACCACAACAATAAAGATTACAAATCTCTTCCTGAGAAAGCTTTTGACCTCTTAGCCACAGGGGAAACTTCTCTGGAAGAAATATATTCAATTTTAATAAACATATAA
- a CDS encoding type II secretion system protein GspD, with translation MLKQVAYVLAALFFTTIISAQQDIVELSKKFDELSIQKKGLNETIKIDVSGLALHDFIASIAEEHQLNIDVDTELNQPVANNFFDVTVKDVLIHLVQKYDLEVSFTNNIIIFKKRKIIAVVEKKRPKFIDVSYNPENDFLSIKIENDTLSAVAKAITDKSGKNLILAQDIKNIRISSYILNRPFDQVIEMMSKSNDLSAIKDNNDVYFIQKNTAATASLQSNSPKAKQPKANLGVPGFYDVNLNKNGFLQVNAFVADAADLLTEAAEKLHINYFLYNKPENEKTTLSADNITFDQLLEHIFKGKKYTYKKQDHFYIIGEEATEGLRITELIQLENRSIESVINTLPKLFSEKLEIKEFIELNGLIVSGSRSILNELKIYMKQIDKVVPMVQIEVIIVQYNKSYDIQTGLKAGLDKINTPKTSGVLFPNSDVTLNGSSVNSLIDAFNGFGLFKLGKVTSSFYLNLKLLENNSVLKIESTPKIATISGHEAKLSIGETSYYFEQNNRLINSNIGNDILNSGTWKSTDANLSVSIKPHVSTDENVTLTIAVEKSSFLARVGEDAPPGKATQKFESLVRVKNGEMILLGGLDELKKENSGTGTPLLSRVPVIKWFFSSRKKAKNDSKLHIFIKPTVIY, from the coding sequence ATGCTTAAACAGGTTGCATACGTACTAGCTGCGTTATTTTTTACCACTATTATTTCAGCGCAGCAGGATATTGTTGAACTAAGTAAAAAATTTGACGAATTATCGATACAAAAAAAAGGACTGAATGAAACCATTAAAATTGATGTTTCAGGACTCGCTTTACATGATTTTATTGCTTCAATTGCCGAAGAACATCAATTAAATATTGATGTCGATACAGAACTAAATCAACCGGTAGCCAATAACTTTTTTGATGTAACAGTAAAAGATGTGTTGATACATCTTGTGCAGAAATATGATTTGGAAGTTAGCTTCACCAATAACATTATCATTTTCAAAAAAAGGAAAATTATTGCCGTCGTTGAGAAAAAACGTCCCAAATTTATTGATGTAAGTTACAATCCGGAAAATGATTTTTTATCCATAAAAATAGAAAACGATACTTTATCTGCGGTTGCAAAAGCAATTACTGACAAATCGGGGAAAAATCTAATTCTGGCACAGGATATAAAAAATATCCGAATCTCTTCTTATATTTTAAATCGTCCTTTTGATCAGGTTATCGAAATGATGTCAAAATCAAATGATTTATCTGCGATTAAGGATAATAATGATGTTTATTTTATACAAAAAAACACAGCCGCTACTGCCAGCTTACAAAGCAACAGCCCTAAAGCAAAACAGCCTAAAGCAAACCTTGGAGTTCCTGGTTTTTATGACGTAAACCTCAACAAAAACGGATTTCTACAAGTAAATGCCTTTGTTGCAGATGCAGCAGATTTGTTGACTGAAGCAGCAGAAAAACTGCATATTAATTACTTTTTATACAACAAACCTGAAAACGAAAAAACAACGCTTTCAGCAGATAATATAACTTTCGATCAACTCTTGGAACATATTTTTAAGGGAAAAAAATATACCTATAAAAAACAGGATCATTTTTATATCATTGGTGAAGAAGCAACAGAGGGTTTGAGAATTACAGAACTGATTCAATTAGAAAACAGATCGATCGAATCTGTTATTAATACCCTACCTAAACTCTTTTCTGAAAAATTAGAAATAAAAGAATTTATAGAGCTAAACGGGCTGATTGTCTCAGGATCCAGATCGATCCTTAATGAACTGAAAATCTACATGAAACAAATTGACAAAGTTGTACCAATGGTACAAATAGAAGTCATTATTGTTCAGTACAACAAATCATACGACATACAAACAGGATTAAAAGCAGGTTTAGACAAAATTAATACGCCTAAAACGAGCGGTGTTTTATTTCCAAACTCCGATGTCACGCTAAACGGGTCTTCGGTAAATAGTTTAATAGATGCTTTTAACGGATTTGGTCTTTTTAAATTAGGAAAAGTAACCTCATCGTTTTACCTAAACCTAAAACTCCTCGAAAACAACTCCGTTTTAAAAATAGAATCTACTCCTAAAATTGCTACAATTAGCGGACATGAAGCCAAATTATCAATTGGTGAGACCAGTTATTATTTTGAGCAAAATAACCGATTGATAAATAGTAATATCGGAAACGATATCCTAAACTCGGGAACATGGAAATCTACTGATGCTAATTTGAGTGTTTCTATTAAACCTCATGTCTCTACAGACGAAAATGTAACATTGACCATTGCGGTAGAAAAGAGTTCTTTTTTGGCCAGAGTTGGTGAAGATGCTCCTCCAGGAAAGGCTACACAAAAATTTGAATCTTTAGTACGCGTAAAAAACGGAGAAATGATTTTACTCGGTGGTCTGGATGAATTGAAAAAAGAAAATTCAGGAACAGGAACTCCACTACTGTCAAGGGTTCCCGTTATAAAATGGTTCTTCAGCAGCAGGAAAAAAG